The bacterium sequence CATACTTGACTTTAACGAGTTTCTGAGCACACGTGGCGGGTCGCGAATATCTGTTTGGTTCAAGGACTTTGCCGGCAACGTAGCCCCCGCGTCCCTTCGGATGATGATAAACGGCGAGCTTGTCTCTCTGAGTGACAGGAGCATTCTCAACGGCCTTAAAGCATCATACTACCCGAGCGCAAACACCTTCAATCACGATCAGCAGGTAATTGTCCGGGTCTGGTGCAGCGACGCAGCATTCCCATCAAACCAGATGGAGCCGTTCTCTTGGACTTTCACCTTTGGTCCGGATACAGAGCCCCCTACGGTTGAGAATACCCGGCCCCGAGACGGCAGGGTCAAGGTGCCTCGTAACGCCAACATCTTTATCCTGCTCTCCAGTGATACGGACCCCTCCAGCGTCTCACACGACTCGCTTACCGTGGAATGTCAGCCGACAGGCTACATGCAGGGCGAGTTCAACTTCGACCCAAACCTCGCCTGCATCCAGTTCGTGCCATACACGGCCTTCTCGTCAGGGGCGACCGTCTCGGTTACCCTGGATGCCGCGCTCTCGGACTACGCCGGAAACGCGATGGTCGAGCCGTTCCAGTTCCAGTTCCGTGCGGGCACCGGCTTCGACTTTGAGGCGCCCTCCCCCCCGACGAATCTGACCGGAAGGGTCGGCGATCGGGAGATAAGGATCAGCTGGGCCTTTCCTAGCAACAGCGATGTCCTCTTCTGTCGCGTTTACTACGACAGCGATGGGTGCTGCGAACCTTACGAGGGAACAGACGCACAGCAAGGCGCCTCGCCAATCACCGTTTTCGGGAGAAGTAATTTGCTGCTTACGGGCCTCGATAACGCCAAGACCTATCATATTGCTGTAACAGCAATGGATCGCTGTGCCCAAGAGAGCGATTATTCCAATGGCGAGTTTGTTGCCTCGCCTGCTACTGTCGTCGATGCGCCGCACCTGGAGGAGGTCATAGCCGGGAATGAGTCCATCTTTGCTCGGTGGGAGGAGTCGGAGAATCTCAACGCCGCTGGCTACCGGCTCTATTACGCTATGGTCTCGGGACCGCCGGGCGACCTCGCAGCGCAGGAGACCAGATATGTCGATGCAGGACGCCTGACGACCTACAGACTCTATGGGCTTGTGGACGAGGCAACCTACGAGGTGTGGGTGGCGGCGTACGACCATACCCAGGTGGAGGGAGAAGCCTCGAATGCCATGCTCGTAACGCCTTCCGCCAATGTGGACTGGCTGGAGTTGCACCTGCCGGGAGCAGCTCCTACGCCTCGCTCGAGTTCAGCGCTCGTTCTCGACCCCGTCCGCAAACTTGTCTATGTATTGGGCGGAACCTGTGAGCTCGAGGAAGATGTGCTCTATGCTTTGAACCTAAAGACCTTTCGGTGGGAGATTGTCCCCACAACGGGGCCCTTCCCATCGTCCGGACCCTGTTTTGCCTTCTACGACGAGACCCAGGATGCGGTATGGATGATCGCGTCAGACGTTACCGTATATCGCCTCGACCTGTCGGATCACGAGTGGACTGCATTCCAGCCAACGGGCCAGCCGCCGCCGATCTCTTACGGCGAGTCTAAGCCGACCTTGCCCGCCGCGGGTTTCCTGGATAGTCGCCGCAACCGGCTGCTACTGTATGGGTGCTTCATAGTAGCGGAGAACGAATCCGGTCGGCTGGATTACACAAGGGCACTAGACTTCTATTCGTTCGGCCTCGACACCCACGAGTGGCTAACGCTGGATTGTTCCGGCGTCCGTCCAACGGAGGTCTATATGACGGCCTTTGCTTACATGCCATCCATTGACAGAGGCTACCTGTTTGGAGGCCTTGCTCTGGAGGCCATAAGCAGCAAGATATATGCTCTCGACCCCGAATCGCTCTCCTTCGTGTCCCTCGCCACCTCGGGCACACTTCCTATGCAGCGGATAACGCACGCGATGACGGCCGACGAGGACCTACACAGAGTCATCGTCTTCGGAGGGGATGCCATAGACAGCTCACACGGCTTCCTGCTAGAGACCAATCAGCTCAACTCTTACGATATCGAGACCAGTCAGTGGCACAGCCTGACCGACGTAGTTACCGGTATCCCGCCCACGCCGAGAGAGTACCCGGCCCTGCTGACGGTCCCTCGCGGCACGATCGACCAGAACACCTACATGCTCACCTTCGGGGGCTATAACTCTCCGAACAGGTTCGACGACTTGCACTGTCTCAGACTCTATGACCATTCTGCCGACATAACGCCTCCCGCAAGGGTCACTGATTTGACCGCACAACTGAGCGAGGACAAGGCCCACGCTCGCCTCAGTTGGACTGCGCCTGGCGACGATGGGACTCTCGGCCGGGCCAGCGGTTATGACCTGCGCCTCTCAGCGACGCCTATTCTGACCGATGATGATTTCGCTAACGCGTTGACGGTGCCGGTTTTTTACTTCCCGTTGTTCCCGGGAACAACGGAGTTTCTGCTCTTTCCCTTGCCGGAGATGGGCAAGGAATACTACTTCGCACTCAAGACGTTTGACGAAGCCGCGAATTACTCCGCGGTCTCCAACTGCGCGAGCGCGGGGACGAGTCCCGAATCTCCGTTAAAAGATGCGCTCCTAAAGGGAGCTATTGGACCTTGCCTGGGCGATACTTATTCTGTCGGTTCCGTTGTTGACAAAACACAGACCCTCAAATAGCCCAGCGAGGGCGGCGCTTAGGAAGTGAGTATGACCGGCACTCGGCGCGGTTTTGAGGCGGTTGTGATGTTTTTTTGTGCCGCTGCTCGGATCAGGGACGTGTGGAGTCTATGCAACCTCGGCAGATTCGGACGACCTCCAGTTAAGTTCTTCCGCCGATAATGATCGCTGGCAAGCTTTATGACATTCCTCCGCTGCCAGACATCTTGGAGATACTCGATTTCATAAGAACCATGTAAGGAAGCCGTAAAATGCTCACAAAAGGAGACACCGCACCTGACTTCTGCCTGCCCAACAGCGAGGGCAAGCAGGTTTGCCTCAAAGACTTTCGAGGGAAATGGATCGTCCTCTATTTCTACCCTAAGGATAACACGTCTGGCTGCACGAAAGAGGCACAGGAGTTCACGAACCTCAAGTCCAAGTTCGAGGTGATGGGAACCGTTATCATCGGGATCAGCCCCGACTCGATCGAGAGCCACCGGAAGTTCAGGGAGAGGCACGCTCTGACGATTACGCTTCTGAGCGACCCGGACCACGAGGCGCTCGAGGCTTATGGCGTGTGGCAGCTCAAGAGGATGTATGGGCGGGGCTATCACGGCGTCGTCCGCAGCACTTTCCTGATCGATCCCGAGGGCAAGATAGCGGAGGTCTGGACGAAGGTGAAAGTCAAAGGCCACGCCGAGGCCGTCCAATGCGAGCTGGGCGATCTCCAGGGCGAGTGAGCCGGAAGTCCTTGACGGTTTCCAGTCATTACATAAGATTCGATATTGAAACAGGCGGACGCAACTAAGGGCATTTGGAAGAGGATGGGGTCTTGACGGCGCTGAGTGAAACGGTCAAAGAGGAGATTGTGGCTCGCATACTCAGGGCCATTACTCCAAGCAAGATATTTGTTTTTGGCTCTGCTGTTAGGGATGATTTTGGCCCGGACAGCGACATAGACCTGCTCATCATCACGCCGGATGCCAAGAATCCGAGGCTCCAAAGTGTGCAAATACGCCGGCAGCTTCGCGGCGTGCCCTTTCCATTCGACATACTCGTCAGATCACAAGAGCAGTTTGATAGGTTCAAGGATGTCGTCGGCTCGATCTTCTACACGGCCATCAAGCACGGGAAACTGCTGTATGGGTGAGGATGAGGCGAGATCGTCGTCATACTGAAGAGGAGGAT is a genomic window containing:
- the bcp gene encoding thioredoxin-dependent thiol peroxidase; translated protein: MLTKGDTAPDFCLPNSEGKQVCLKDFRGKWIVLYFYPKDNTSGCTKEAQEFTNLKSKFEVMGTVIIGISPDSIESHRKFRERHALTITLLSDPDHEALEAYGVWQLKRMYGRGYHGVVRSTFLIDPEGKIAEVWTKVKVKGHAEAVQCELGDLQGE
- a CDS encoding nucleotidyltransferase domain-containing protein, with product MTALSETVKEEIVARILRAITPSKIFVFGSAVRDDFGPDSDIDLLIITPDAKNPRLQSVQIRRQLRGVPFPFDILVRSQEQFDRFKDVVGSIFYTAIKHGKLLYG
- a CDS encoding Ig-like domain-containing protein produces the protein ILDFNEFLSTRGGSRISVWFKDFAGNVAPASLRMMINGELVSLSDRSILNGLKASYYPSANTFNHDQQVIVRVWCSDAAFPSNQMEPFSWTFTFGPDTEPPTVENTRPRDGRVKVPRNANIFILLSSDTDPSSVSHDSLTVECQPTGYMQGEFNFDPNLACIQFVPYTAFSSGATVSVTLDAALSDYAGNAMVEPFQFQFRAGTGFDFEAPSPPTNLTGRVGDREIRISWAFPSNSDVLFCRVYYDSDGCCEPYEGTDAQQGASPITVFGRSNLLLTGLDNAKTYHIAVTAMDRCAQESDYSNGEFVASPATVVDAPHLEEVIAGNESIFARWEESENLNAAGYRLYYAMVSGPPGDLAAQETRYVDAGRLTTYRLYGLVDEATYEVWVAAYDHTQVEGEASNAMLVTPSANVDWLELHLPGAAPTPRSSSALVLDPVRKLVYVLGGTCELEEDVLYALNLKTFRWEIVPTTGPFPSSGPCFAFYDETQDAVWMIASDVTVYRLDLSDHEWTAFQPTGQPPPISYGESKPTLPAAGFLDSRRNRLLLYGCFIVAENESGRLDYTRALDFYSFGLDTHEWLTLDCSGVRPTEVYMTAFAYMPSIDRGYLFGGLALEAISSKIYALDPESLSFVSLATSGTLPMQRITHAMTADEDLHRVIVFGGDAIDSSHGFLLETNQLNSYDIETSQWHSLTDVVTGIPPTPREYPALLTVPRGTIDQNTYMLTFGGYNSPNRFDDLHCLRLYDHSADITPPARVTDLTAQLSEDKAHARLSWTAPGDDGTLGRASGYDLRLSATPILTDDDFANALTVPVFYFPLFPGTTEFLLFPLPEMGKEYYFALKTFDEAANYSAVSNCASAGTSPESPLKDALLKGAIGPCLGDTYSVGSVVDKTQTLK